One stretch of Arachis hypogaea cultivar Tifrunner chromosome 20, arahy.Tifrunner.gnm2.J5K5, whole genome shotgun sequence DNA includes these proteins:
- the LOC112782535 gene encoding transcription termination factor MTERF5, chloroplastic — MKTSSSLHPHHHFPSTKFYTSITTRVYIRTQLSFPAKVFLCQAKSGTNGSLNVRVMPPTLLAAEKEEAKAVLMLFLKKEGLSNAIAARTVNKSDPFIDHLVSVLHSKHKSRYLVGRELTTLEIRDALVPYLESLLEEHGDSLVDVVENYPNPPVKEKPAVQVPPPTPIIDSKKLRTVSRVNAIDTTAGNLRPHIVYLIEFGMSIEQINGIIRRFPSFAYYSLEGKIKPVVEFFLELGVPKEDIPTILTKRPQLCGISLSENLKPTMKFLESLGVDKKQWAKVIYRFPALLTYSREKVEESIDFLRESGLSDDNIGKILTRCPNIVSYSVEDNLRPTANYFRSLGVDVGVLLFRCPQNFGLSIEANLKPVTQFFLEKGYTLDEIGTMISRFGALYTFSLSDNLIPKWDFFITMGYPNSELVKFPQFFGYSLEERIKPRYARMKRAGVRLLLNQVLSLSSRNFEEALEKKLKKNSS; from the exons ATGAAAacttcatcttctcttcatcCACACCACCATTTTCCTTCCACTAAATTTTACACTTCCATCACCACAAG AGTTTACATCAGGACTCAACTCTCTTTTCCTGCAAAGGTGTTCTTGTGCCAGGCAAAATCTG GCACAAATGGGTCGTTAAACGTGCGAGTGATGCCTCCCACTCTGTTAGCAGCAGAAAAGGAAGAAGCCAAGGCTGTATTGATGctgtttttgaaaaaagaagGCTTGAGCAATGCCATTGCAGCGAGAACTGTCAACAAATCAGATCCTTTTATTGATCACCTTGTCTCGGTGCTTCACTCTAAACACAAATCTCGGTACCTCGTAG GGAGAGAACTTACAACACTTGAAATCAGGGATGCTCTTGTCCCATACCTTGAATCTCTTCTCGAAGAGCACGGTGATAGTCTAGTCGATGTAGTCGAAAACTATCCAAATCCCCCGGTTAAGGAAAAACCAGCTGTGCAGGTTCCTCCTCCTACTCCAATAATAGACTCTAAGAAGCTTAGAACCGTGTCTCGAGTGAATGCAATAGACACGACTGCTGGCAATCTTCGCCCTCATATTGTCTATCTCATAGAGTTCGGTATGAGTATTGAGCAAATCAATGGTATTATTCGGCGATTCCCGTCTTTTGCCTACTACAGCTTGGAGGGTAAAATTAAGCCTGTAGTTGAGTTTTTTCTTGAACTTGGAGTTCCGAAAGAGGACATCCCCACCATCCTCACTAAAAGGCCTCAATTATGTGGAATCAGCCTGTCGGAAAATCTTAAACCCACCATGAAGTTCTTAGAATCCTTAGGCGTTGACAAGAAACAATGGGCGAAGGTGATATACCGCTTCCCGGCTCTTCTAACTTATAGTAGGGAGAAGGTGGAGGAGAGCATAGATTTTCTCCGAGAATCAGGCCTGTCAGACGATAACATAGGTAAGATCTTAACTCGCTGCCCCAATATTGTAAGTTATAGTGTAGAGGACAACCTACGACCCACGGCTAATTACTTCCGATCCTTGGGAGTGGATGTTGGTGTTCTTCTGTTCCGTTGTCCACAGAATTTCGGTCTTAGCATTGAGGCCAATCTGAAGCCTGTAACACAGTTTTTCTTGGAAAAGGGATACACTTTGGATGAAATTGGGACTATGATTTCAAGATTTGGTGCCTTGTACACCTTTAGCTTGTCAGACAATTTGATTCCGAAATGGGATTTCTTCATCACTATGGGTTACCCAAATTCTGAGCTTGTTAAATTCCCTCAGTTTTTTGGATACAGTTTGGAAGAAAGGATTAAACCAAGATATGCACGGATGAAGAGAGCTGGGGTCAGGTTATTGCTCAACCAGGTTCTGTCACTGTCTAGCCGGAACTTCGAAGAGGCCTTAGAAAAGAAACTGAAAAAGAATTCGAGTTGA
- the LOC112784573 gene encoding cytochrome c1-2, heme protein, mitochondrial, whose translation MAGGVIQQLLRRKLQSHSPNALSMSSILTKKDGDGSTGSSSLRALALIGASVTGFLGFATTASADEAEHGLACPSYPWPHQGILSSYDHASIRRGHQVYTQVCASCHSMSLISYRDLVGVAYTEEEVKAMAAEIEVVDGPNDEGEMFTRPGKLSDRFPQPYANEAAARFANGGAYPPDLSLITKARHNGQNYVFALLTGYHDPPAGVSIREGLHYNPYFPGGAIAMPKMLNDGAVEYEDGTPATESQMGKDVVSFLSWAAEPEMEERKLMGFKWIFVLTLALLQAGYYRRLRWSVLKSRKLVLDVVN comes from the exons AATGCTTTATCTATGTCTTCCATTCTCACAAAGAAAGATGGGGATGGTTCGACTGGCAGCAGCTCGTTAAGAGCACTTGCGTTAATTGGGGCTAGTGTCACTGGGTTTTTGGGTTTTGCGACAACAGCATCAGCTGATGAAGCTGAGCATGGCCTCGCATGCCCAAGCTATCCATGGCCTCACCAGGGCATCCTCAGTTCATATGATCATGCTTC GATTCGTCGTGGTCATCAAGTCTATACACAAGTCTGTGCGTCCTGCCATTCTATGTCTTTGATATCATACCGCGATTTGGTTGGCGTTGCTTATACAGAAGAAGAAGTAAAGGCTATGGCAGCTGAGATTGAAGTGGTTGACGGCCCTAATGATGAGGGCGAGATGTTCACACGCCCTGGTAAACTCAGTGATCGCTTTCCTCAGCCATATGCAAATGAAGCAGCTGCTAGGTTTGCTAATGGAGGAGCCTATCCTCCTGATCTAAGTCTTATTACCAAA GCTCGTCACAATGGCCAGAATTATGTGTTTGCCCTTCTAACTGGTTATCACGATCCCCCTGCTGGTGTTTCG ATTAGAGAGGGTCTCCACTATAATCCTTATTTCCCCGGCGGAGCCATTGCCATGCCTAAAATGCTTAATGATGGTGCTGTTGAATATGAAGATGGAACTCCCGCCACCGAATCTCAG ATGGGAAAAGATGTTGTGTCATTCTTATCTTGGGCTGCTGAACCTGAGATGGAAGAGAGAAAACTG ATGGGATTCAAATGGATCTTTGTTCTAACATTGGCATTGCTTCAAGCTGGGTACTATCGTCGCCTTAGGTGGTCTGTTCTAAAATCTCGGAAGCTGGTTCTTGATGTTGTCAATTAG